A single genomic interval of Spirosoma taeanense harbors:
- a CDS encoding Rid family detoxifying hydrolase, giving the protein MSKQIVYTEQAPAPIGPYSQAVKINGMLFVSGQVAIELAPQGDIQAETQKVMENIGAILEAAGLDYSNIVKSSIFVKDMNNFAAINEVYGRFFTAEPPARETVEVARLPKDVNVEISVIAVQ; this is encoded by the coding sequence ATGAGCAAGCAAATTGTTTATACCGAGCAGGCCCCTGCGCCGATTGGGCCATACAGCCAGGCCGTTAAAATTAACGGGATGCTTTTTGTCTCCGGGCAAGTAGCTATTGAGCTCGCTCCGCAGGGCGACATTCAGGCCGAAACCCAAAAGGTGATGGAAAACATTGGGGCCATCCTGGAAGCTGCCGGGTTAGACTACTCAAACATTGTTAAAAGCAGCATTTTTGTCAAAGACATGAACAACTTCGCGGCCATCAACGAGGTCTACGGTCGATTTTTTACCGCTGAGCCCCCCGCCCGCGAAACCGTAGAAGTCGCGCGCCTACCCAAAGACGTTAACGTCGAAATTTCAGTCATAGCTGTTCAATAA
- a CDS encoding TIGR04282 family arsenosugar biosynthesis glycosyltransferase, translated as MADKHLIIFVKNPVPGTVKTRIARRVGNEQAVQIYRHLLQHTQQITQVLPYHRVVYYGDIVNDNDGWNGYDKRLQGGADLGQRMRNAFQEQFAGEGDGTTPGQVVIIGSDCLAITAYHIHQAFKALDTADVVIGPATDGGYYLLGMRQFYPFLFEDMPWSQPELRRLTELAMLQNGLTFERLEELTDIDEWEDYQKAIQ; from the coding sequence ATGGCTGACAAGCACCTGATCATCTTCGTTAAAAACCCAGTGCCCGGCACGGTCAAAACTCGCATTGCCCGCCGGGTGGGTAATGAGCAGGCTGTGCAAATTTACCGACACTTATTGCAGCATACCCAGCAGATTACGCAGGTGCTGCCGTATCATCGGGTCGTGTATTACGGTGACATTGTAAACGATAACGACGGCTGGAATGGCTATGACAAGCGCCTTCAGGGGGGCGCGGATTTAGGGCAACGGATGCGCAACGCCTTTCAGGAGCAATTCGCGGGTGAAGGCGATGGAACAACCCCAGGCCAGGTTGTTATCATCGGCAGCGATTGCCTGGCCATCACCGCCTATCATATTCACCAGGCGTTCAAGGCTCTTGATACGGCTGATGTCGTGATTGGACCAGCTACCGATGGGGGCTATTACCTGTTGGGCATGCGGCAGTTTTATCCGTTTCTGTTTGAGGATATGCCCTGGAGTCAGCCCGAACTTCGTCGGCTTACCGAACTGGCTATGCTGCAAAATGGCCTTACGTTCGAGCGGCTGGAGGAACTGACCGATATTGACGAGTGGGAAGATTATCAGAAAGCTATACAATGA